The following coding sequences lie in one Apium graveolens cultivar Ventura chromosome 1, ASM990537v1, whole genome shotgun sequence genomic window:
- the LOC141714375 gene encoding uncharacterized protein LOC141714375, which produces MGTFNVGDLKRILNHLEGRVTATTEIPSPFSVAVREAQLPAGYRNTTSDLRFHRNSDPVEFLGRFNIEMDVYQVPDLARCRFLVATFRESAQQWFQKLGPGVITSWDQMKTLFLTKFQAAHLQGKDPATLADVFALAESFKAIEQSLAEVQPTSQSSQRSNERKRDRSPSPRYKRSSRSPDRVNTASTRRGWSPPSNYDYRTGRYTPLVASIEHIYEVNKNKGLFRKPEALSSWKNKDKKKYCEYHESSGHNTHECRHSKDEIEALIKEGYLGEWVVKEVRKHKDDRVKEEERRAPRGSNNDTLEENKFVRDDSIRTIYGGDPGMECSNRDLARYAREARFRPLTDIHRVETRPPKVFKGESMDITFREVDARWVHHPHNDALVISIQIGTKNVHRAFVDNGSSTNILYYSTFKKMGLPDQDMSGEGSWVYGFSGAGVRVMGSTQLPCTLGESPFSVTKMLEFKVLNQESSHNVLLG; this is translated from the exons ATGGGAACTTTCAATGTGGGAGATCTAAAAAGGATACTTAACCACCTGGAAGGCAGGGTGACGGCCACAACTGAAATCCCTTCCCCTTTCTCGGTGGCAGTAAGAGAGGCACAATTGCCGGCCGGGTATCGCAACACTACTAGCGATCTCCGTTTCCACAGAAACTCAGATCCGGTGGAATTCCTGGGTCGTTTTAATATAGAGATGGACGTGTACCAAGTCCCGGACTTGGCTCGATGCCGTTTCTTGGTGGCAACCTTTAGAGAAAGCGCCCAGCAGTGGTTTCAAAAGCTCGGGCCAGGAGTGATCACCTCATGGGATCAGATGAAAACTCTGTTCTTAACCAAGTTCCAAGCCGCG CACTTGCAAGGGAAAGACCCGGCAACTCTAGCAGATGTCTTCGCTTTGGCAGAATCTTTTAAAGCTATAGAACAATCTCTGGCAGAGGTGCAACCGACTTCACAGTCAAGTCAGAGAAgcaatgaaaggaagagggatAGGTCTCCAAGCCCAAGGTACAAAAGAAGTAGTCGAAGCCCAGACCGGGTAAATACTGCAAGCACGAGGAGGGGATGGAGTCCTCCCTCAAACTATGACTACAGGACAGGCCGATACACGCCTTTGGTCGCATCTATCGAGCATATCTACGAAGTAAACAAAAATAAAGGGCTATTTAGAAAACCTGAAGCTTTATCATCATGGAAAAACAAAGACAAGAAAAAATATTGCGAATACCATGAATCATCTGGACATAACACGCATGAGTGCCGACATTCAAAAGATGAAATTGAAGCGCTTATCAAGGAAGGATACCTTGGAGAATGGGTAGTCAAGGAAGTAAGGAAGCACAAGGATGACAGAGTGAAGGAAGAGGAAAGGCGAGCCCCGCGCGGGTCGAACAATGATACCCTGGAGGAAAATAAATTTGTCAGGGATGACAGTATCCGAACAATCTACGGGGGAGATCCCGGGATGGAATGCAGCAACCGAGACTTGGCAAGATACGCTAGGGAAGCCCGGTTCAGGCCTCTCACGGACATTCATAGGGTGGAAACTCGGCCACCCAAAGTATTTAAAGGTGAGTCCATGGATATCACTTTCAGAGAAGTGGATGCCCGATGGGTACATCATCCCCACAATGATGCGCTGGTTATTTCCATCCAGATCGGAACCAAGAATGTCCATAGAGCCTTCGTGGATAATGGAAGCTCGACAAATATCCTCTACTACAGTACCTTCAAGAAAATGGGACTACCTGATCAGGATATGTCGGGGGAAGGCTCGTGGGTCTATGGCTTTTCAGGCGCAGGAGTTAGAGTCATGGGATCGACTCAGCTGCCATGTACTTTGGGGGAAAGCCCATTTTCGGTAACGAAGATGCTTGAATTTAAGGTCCTGAATCAAGAATCGTCCCACAACGTGTTGTTGGGATGA